The genomic segment GTGTTCCCTGACCGCAAGCAGGGTTCCTCGGCGTCGGCATCGACCAGGATCGACGCCGCCGAGATGCTGACCTTACCCTCGTCCATCGCCTGTATCAGTCGGGGCGTGCCGCTCGCTACGACCTTGCTGGCTTGGCGGTACGTTTCGTGGTTGCCGAACTCCGGTCTTCCTGAAGGACTATTGTGGCATCGTGCCCCGAATCGTCTTGAGCCGTCGCATCAGCGCCACCACATGCCCGTTCTCGAACATGGACGCCAGATGCCCCTCGCAGAACCGATCCGCCCGAACATGGGTCGTCAGCAACTTCTGAATCGTGGTGGCGTCGGCCTGCTCGATCTTCTGAGGCGAGTCCACGAACTCCTGGGCGGATTGTTGCCACTCGGTCCAGTTGAACGCCGGTGTCACCCAGCCGTTGTCGTAAAGCGCCTGCTGGAACTCCATGACGACATCCTCGAAGCTGTACCAGGGGAACTGTCCGTCTGGCATCTTCCAGGAACCAGCCGAAAAGCCCGTCGTCTCGAATCGGTCGAGGAACGGAAGGAGGGCGTCGATCTGTTTGGCTGTGATTGAGGGTAGACCTTCGGTTTCCTGCTCGTGGCATAGATGCTGCCACTTTGTCCGTCTTCGATCATCCCACAGATGATTTAGCTCGTCTGGGAGGGTGCGGGCTGTTTCCTGGACCAGTTCCCAAACAGAAGTCCGGTAATCGGGATGGATCGAGATCGGGTGGAATAAGACCCAACTGCCGTCGTTTGAAATCGACCGCACAGCGTCTTCGATGCGGAGATACGGCTGCGACTCCCAAGAGCGCCAAACTTCGTCATCATTTTCGTCCAAGTCCATACTGCTGCCATCAACGTAAAACTCAAAATCGCCAGCACCGACCGGCTTGCGAAAGACAGTCGCCCCACCGCCCTCCACTCCAAGTTGCAAAACCATTTCCTTGTCTGCCATTGATACTCCCGTTACGGCGGTCGCCACATCAGGCCAGTTCGGTGATCGTCTTCTACGGGCAAGTTCGGCAACCGGGGTGTGGTTCAGTCTTTACCAAGTAGGTAGCCCAGGAGCGCCTGGAAGTGGTCGCTGATCTGGACCGCCCGGAGCTTGCGGGCACAGTCCCGCCTAATCTGGTCGGGGTCACGGATGGTCGGTTCAGTAATCGACTCGCTCCCCCTCGAATGCGCTTTTCGGCCCACGAGAACCGACTGCACAACCACCCGCCCCCGGCGTCCCTTTTCCTGGTGATCTTCTCCAGAATAGCGTTCACCCCTCGTCGTCCTCGAAGTAATCCAGATCGAGTTTCTTTAGCACGAAAGTGCGGGCCGTCGCCACGCCGACGCCATGCTCGATCATGAGTTCGGCGAGTTGCCGCCCGTCGATCAGGACGATCTTGCGTTCGATGCGCTGGACGTATTCCGCTGCCTCCCTGGAGAACGTCGAGGTCGTCAGCATAACTCCCTTCCTTGCCCGAAATCCTTCCATGCTCCCGGCGAACGCCTGGACTTCCGGGCGACCGACCGTTTTCTCCCACCGCTTCGCTTGAATGCACAGCACGTCGAGGCCCAGCTTGTCCTCCTTGATGATTCCGTCGATGCCGCCGTCGCCACTTCGCCCAACCGCTTGCCCGGCGTCGGCCAGCGAGCCGCCGTAGCCCATCGCTACCAGCACTTCAACGACAAGCCGCTCAAAGAACGCAGGCGTGCAGGACTTCACCTTTTCAAGCAGTTCGTCGGCCAGAGCATTGCGGAGGGTCTGGTACGAGGACTCCAGCGACTCTTCTGGCGTGACCGTTTTGGGAGGTTGTTCGGCCACCTGCTCCAAGTCCGTGCGGCCCACGAACTCGGCGAACGATGGGTACTGGCGCAGGAAGTCATTGTCGATCTTTCCGAGCTTCTTGTCGAGAACCGCTCGCCCAGCATCGGAGATGCGCACCACTCCTCGGCCCGGCTGGGTGAGCAGGCCCGCCTTCTTCAAGTAAGTCTTCGCCCAGGCGACCCGGTTAGTGATGACCGTCTGCTGTCCGCTCGGCAGCATTTCCTTCCGCTCGTCCTCGGTCAGCCCGAAGCGGTCGGCGAGGGCCGTCGTGACGGCACGAAGGGTGTAGTCCTTGCCATCTGCGAGGAGTTCGAGCAGTGGCAACATGCAGTCCTGGTAGTCGGGTATGGGCATTTTCAGCGACACCTGAATGTCATTGGTGATCTCTTGATTCAGCAAATCAGCGACGGGCAAATTCTGAATATCCTCTACCCAGGGTGTCGAAGCCCTGATCCTCCAAGTCAGCTTCCCCAAATGAAGAAATTTGCCTCGCAGCCGAGTAGCCATTCCGCAGTGGCGGCGAAGAGTTTGTTGACGTTGCCGCCCGTGGATGCCTTGGCGCAGTGGAGGCCGGGTTATACGGTGACCGACACAGTTTTCGCCATACAGTCGCCTCGAAAAGTTTCTGCCGCTTCCCTCGCCACCCTACCCTCGAATTTCCGGCTTATGCCAACGACTGACCTTTCCCACCCCAAACCGCCACCTTCTTCCCCTCCCGCTCACCTTCCCAGAGCAGCGTCGTGCATGTCCGAAGGAGCAGGTTCTTCCACAAAAGCGAGTTGGCGAACGTCTCCTCGTCGGTGCTGAACAGCGAGAAGATGCTGCGGGATGCGACCAGGATCATCTTCTGCTTCGCCCGACTCAGCGCCACCGTTAGGCGACGGGGATCGAGGAGAAATTTGCTCGACGCCAGGAGGTAAGCCCGGTCGCTTTCCGTTGCACTGACGATTATCACCGTTCGCTCGCCACCTTGGAACCGCTCCACGGTGTCAATCGCCGAACGCACCGGCATCCCCGTGTCCGGGTCGAGGATGCAAAGCTCCGGGAACGACTGCTGGAGCGCCGCCCGTTGCGCCCGGTGCGGGACGACGATCCCGACCCCATCTGTAGCGTCCAAGCCGTACTTCGTCGGATCGGCCAACGCCCGCAGAACCGGCTCGATGAGCGCCTGCTCGAACGGGTTCTGCATCTGGCTTTCGGCCTCGTCATGGACCACCACGACCAGTGGGTAGTCCGGGTCCAGAACCGCCGCCGCCAGATCGTCGGCGACCGGGTGGATGGGCAGACCGTCCCGCTTCTTCGAGTGGTAGGGAATACCGTCGTGCCGGTAAACTTCCTCCCGCAAGAAGTCGGCCATCGCCGCATGAAGCCGATAGCTCTCGGCGAACCGGATGATGGGCGGGTGTTGCGCCCTCAGCGTGTCGAACACGCTTTCGTATACCTGAAACTGACGGAAGGTACGACGGGCCTCGGCGTCCCAATCGTGCTTGACAATCGGCGGCATCTGCCGGTGATCGCCCACGACGATCAGCGTGGCATCCTCCTTCAGCGGCAGCGCCGCCATGATTGCTTCGGGCAGGCTCATCTGGCTGGCTTCGTCCAGCACCAGCAAGTCGCAAAGCTCATGGCCGAAGATGTTCTTGGGCCACTTCTTCTTCAGCATCCCGTAAGTGCCGCCTGGGGTCGTTCCGACGACTCCCCACTCCGATTCGAGGATCACATCGGCGTTGTAATCCTCGTCGTCGCCCTTTTCGTCGTTTTTTAGCAGATGCACCACACCAGCGGGCGGCGGGTCGTTCGGGGCGATCCGGTACACCGGCACTTCGAGAAGGCGGGCATCGAAGTGCGCCCCGAACAGTTTCGGGTCCGCAGTTCGGAGTTCCTGCAACTTCTCCTGAACCGCCACCACGTTCTTCAGCAGCACGTCGGTCGCTGCGTGGGTCTTGCAGGAAAAGAAAACTCGGTAGGGTCGATTCTCACGCATCGCCCCTTGCAATCGGGCGAACACGGCGAAGGCCGAAGACCGGCTTTTGCCCGTGCCGGGTGGCCCCTGAACCAACAACACCGGCGTCCGACCATGGCCCCCGATGAACTCCCTCTTGCCGTCCTCGAAGTCGTGCAAATGCCCGGCACGATGGAAGGCGTTCAGTCCGTTCAGAAAAGCCACTTGTCCGGGTAGTCCGGCCCCTTCGCCCGAACTCGGCGGCGTCACCAGCCGGGAGTACAGGACGTTCGGCGTTTTGGACGCCCTTACGGTGGACGAGTGCATGAAGGCCATCGAGAGTGATGAGTGGTTCGCACTCTGATGTGAGGATCGGCCTCTGGAACGGCCCCACGCTCACTCGGCGATCTTCAGCCGCCTCCCGACCCGTGCCTTCGCCGAATGGTGCGTGGAGAGGGCGTCCAGGTAGGCGGTTTCTTCTTCGAGCGGGGACAGCGAGAGCGTCAGTTCCTTCATCGCCCACCCAAGTCCGGCGAGGAACATGACGACGCCCAGAATGCCCATCCCCAGGGCGACCACGCCGACCCCCTCGTACACCACCGAAGCCCCGGCGAACACGGAACAGAGCAGGAGGGCCTCCGGGACGTGCGGGAAGCGATCCGGCGTGCTGCACCCGAAGCCGAGGAGGTCATTAGCTACCGGATGCCCGCCTTCCGGCAGCACGGCGTCCTGGTCTACTTCGCTGCGTGGCAGACGCACATCGGCCTGTACCCGCCGATCACCGGCGACAAGGGCGTCGAGAAAGCAACCGCCCGCTACGCCGGGCCGAAGGGGAACCTCCAGTTCCCGCTCGCCGAGCCGATGCCCATTGCCCTGATCGAGCGGATCGTCAAGCTGCGGGTGAAGCAGGACACGGAGAAGGCGGAAGCGAAACGCAAAAAGAAACCACAGACCACACGAAAGCCGAAGGGGTCGAAATGAACATCGACATCGTTGAGGGGCCGATCCGGTTCCACCTGCACGGCATCGGGGGCAGCGTCGAGAACGAGCGGTACGGCGAGGTCGGCTTCCGCCTGATGAACGAACTGTGGCGGGTGGTCAAATCGAGCAGCACTCCGACGACGGGCATCAACCATTGGGTGTACCTGCCCGGTGCAAGAATGTTCGTCGGGGTCGAACTGCGAAACCCACAGCCGGTTCCGACGCCCGATCCGCTGGAGCCGCTGGAGTTCGAGTTGGGGCGGCACATGAGGCACGTCCACGTCGGGCCGTACCAAGCGCTGCCCCAGAAGTGGGCCGAGTTGAAGGCCGAACTTGCGGCCCGTGGCGAGGTCATCGGCTCGCCGTCTCTGGAAGTGTACGGCCACCACTGCGATGACCCGTCGAAGCTGGAAACGACGATCCTGATCGGCCTCCGGGCGAAACCGGCGTGATCGTGTCGAGCGGGGGCAACCGCCGTTTCGCCAACGGCCCGTGTTCCGCTCACAAGTCCTTCGGGCCTTCGCCGACGACGGGTGTGGCTGGCGGCGTCTCGATTTCCCGGAGCAGGCCGTTCAGGTCGAGCCGTCGAGTGAACATCGCCAACTCGCCGCCCGCCGACACGAACGCCGCCTGCGCCCCGTACCGCTGGGTGATCTGGAAGCCGAGGACGCCGCAGTATAACCGCAACGCCCGCTCCAGGTCGGCCACCTTCAGGTGGACGTGGCCGATGCGCACTGCGGGTCAATCGGGTGGGGGCTGTTCGTGTCCAAGATGGCGATCTCCTGCTTCGCTGCGGGGAGCGCTCGGTACGCTTCCTCCCACCATGACCCGGAATGCCTCCCTGGGCTTACCGTACCCGTGCGATCCGCCCGCCGCCAGCGCCGACAGCAGCGTGTCGTTCAGCCGGTCGCCGACTTCCGGGAGGGTCAGTTCGCCCTCCCTGATGCAGAACTCTGCAATCTTGACGAGTTCGTTCATCGACCCCGACACGGAACGGTTGAGTGTCTTCGCAAACCGAACCGGCCCGTTGTCGTCGGCAAGCAGAGTGCGGGTCAGGGATTCGTGGCCGAGAGCGGTCAGGCATTCCCGGATGCCGCCGAAGGCCCGCTCCCGGAAACTCGTCACGTTCGTTACTGCCTTGCCCGACACCACCGCCGACAGCAGCGATCCAGTGTTGCTCACGAGGATGAAGTTGCTGCGGCCCACGGGAAACGAGTGCGCCGACCAGTCGAGCAACGGATTTTCGTGAAGGGGCAGTGCCTCCAGCGCCCCGGCCTTGACCTTGGCGTTCAGCACTTGCGAGAGGCGGAAGATCATCGCACAACTCCCGACCAGTACCGCACCCAAACGACGCCCTCGAACGGCCCTCGGCCGATTCGGGTAAACTAGAACCGCCACCAGATGCGGGGAATCCGTCCACGATTCGTACCGCCGCCGCCATCGGGCGATACGCCTCCCACCGGACGAGGATTCTACCATGCCGCAGACCCCGCACGTCGAGAAACACTTCACGTCGTCAGAGACGATCCGGGACATCGTGATCGGCATGTCGGACGGGCTGACCGTTCCGTTCGCTCTGGCGGCGGGGCTGTCGGGGGCCGTCGAAGCGACCGGGATCATCATCACGGCGGGGCTGGCCGAGGTCGCAGCCGGTGCGATTGCGATGGGGTTGGGCGGGTATCTGGCCGCACGGACGGACGCCGAACACTTCGCCTCTGAGCGGGCACGGGAGGAGAAGGAAACGGAGGAGATGCCGGACGAGGAAGCCGCCGAGGTCGCCGCCGTGTTGCGGTCCTACGGGCTGGAAGAAGACAAGGTGGAAACCGTCGTGAACTCCATCCGTGCCGACAAGAAGCGGTGGGTGGACTTCATGATGCGGTTCGAGTTGGGGCTGGAGGAGCCGGACCCGATGCGGGCCAGGAACAGCGCCCTGACCATCGCCCTGTCGTACATCGCCGGGGGCATGGTGCCACTCGCCCCGTACTTCTTCATCCCGTCGGTCCATACGGCGCTCCT from the Frigoriglobus tundricola genome contains:
- a CDS encoding DUF6508 domain-containing protein encodes the protein MADKEMVLQLGVEGGGATVFRKPVGAGDFEFYVDGSSMDLDENDDEVWRSWESQPYLRIEDAVRSISNDGSWVLFHPISIHPDYRTSVWELVQETARTLPDELNHLWDDRRRTKWQHLCHEQETEGLPSITAKQIDALLPFLDRFETTGFSAGSWKMPDGQFPWYSFEDVVMEFQQALYDNGWVTPAFNWTEWQQSAQEFVDSPQKIEQADATTIQKLLTTHVRADRFCEGHLASMFENGHVVALMRRLKTIRGTMPQ
- a CDS encoding restriction endonuclease, with protein sequence MPVADLLNQEITNDIQVSLKMPIPDYQDCMLPLLELLADGKDYTLRAVTTALADRFGLTEDERKEMLPSGQQTVITNRVAWAKTYLKKAGLLTQPGRGVVRISDAGRAVLDKKLGKIDNDFLRQYPSFAEFVGRTDLEQVAEQPPKTVTPEESLESSYQTLRNALADELLEKVKSCTPAFFERLVVEVLVAMGYGGSLADAGQAVGRSGDGGIDGIIKEDKLGLDVLCIQAKRWEKTVGRPEVQAFAGSMEGFRARKGVMLTTSTFSREAAEYVQRIERKIVLIDGRQLAELMIEHGVGVATARTFVLKKLDLDYFEDDEG
- a CDS encoding DEAD/DEAH box helicase, translating into MTPPSSGEGAGLPGQVAFLNGLNAFHRAGHLHDFEDGKREFIGGHGRTPVLLVQGPPGTGKSRSSAFAVFARLQGAMRENRPYRVFFSCKTHAATDVLLKNVVAVQEKLQELRTADPKLFGAHFDARLLEVPVYRIAPNDPPPAGVVHLLKNDEKGDDEDYNADVILESEWGVVGTTPGGTYGMLKKKWPKNIFGHELCDLLVLDEASQMSLPEAIMAALPLKEDATLIVVGDHRQMPPIVKHDWDAEARRTFRQFQVYESVFDTLRAQHPPIIRFAESYRLHAAMADFLREEVYRHDGIPYHSKKRDGLPIHPVADDLAAAVLDPDYPLVVVVHDEAESQMQNPFEQALIEPVLRALADPTKYGLDATDGVGIVVPHRAQRAALQQSFPELCILDPDTGMPVRSAIDTVERFQGGERTVIIVSATESDRAYLLASSKFLLDPRRLTVALSRAKQKMILVASRSIFSLFSTDEETFANSLLWKNLLLRTCTTLLWEGEREGKKVAVWGGKGQSLA
- a CDS encoding iron chaperone; this encodes MREAIRRAAPEAEEVISYRMPAFRQHGVLVYFAAWQTHIGLYPPITGDKGVEKATARYAGPKGNLQFPLAEPMPIALIERIVKLRVKQDTEKAEAKRKKKPQTTRKPKGSK
- a CDS encoding GyrI-like domain-containing protein, translated to MNIDIVEGPIRFHLHGIGGSVENERYGEVGFRLMNELWRVVKSSSTPTTGINHWVYLPGARMFVGVELRNPQPVPTPDPLEPLEFELGRHMRHVHVGPYQALPQKWAELKAELAARGEVIGSPSLEVYGHHCDDPSKLETTILIGLRAKPA
- a CDS encoding DUF6933 domain-containing protein, translating into MIFRLSQVLNAKVKAGALEALPLHENPLLDWSAHSFPVGRSNFILVSNTGSLLSAVVSGKAVTNVTSFRERAFGGIRECLTALGHESLTRTLLADDNGPVRFAKTLNRSVSGSMNELVKIAEFCIREGELTLPEVGDRLNDTLLSALAAGGSHGYGKPREAFRVMVGGSVPSAPRSEAGDRHLGHEQPPPD
- a CDS encoding VIT1/CCC1 transporter family protein, with amino-acid sequence MPQTPHVEKHFTSSETIRDIVIGMSDGLTVPFALAAGLSGAVEATGIIITAGLAEVAAGAIAMGLGGYLAARTDAEHFASERAREEKETEEMPDEEAAEVAAVLRSYGLEEDKVETVVNSIRADKKRWVDFMMRFELGLEEPDPMRARNSALTIALSYIAGGMVPLAPYFFIPSVHTALLASVGVTLLALLVFGYVKGRFTTAKPFRSAWQTVVVGGLAAAAAFLIAKAIG